A window of the Verrucomicrobiia bacterium genome harbors these coding sequences:
- a CDS encoding GYF domain-containing protein, translating into PVTVEQVHQWIREGRANAQTKVQPEGSTEWKTLAEIPEFAATLSSAGAAPTTPPVVGAADPEALAAQILARDYTIDIGGCISRGWELVKSDFWLLIGASFVGGVIASGCCIPYLGILIALIIGGPMMGGLYALYLKKIRGQPAVFGDAFIGFSTAFVPLMLAKLVSGLLSGVGMVFCILPGIYLAVSWVFVLPLVMDKKIDFWPAMELSRKVVTKHWWLMFGFLIVCALVALAGVLACCVGLLVTSAIAQAALMYAYEDIFGVQPPAQNP; encoded by the coding sequence CCGGTCACGGTCGAGCAGGTGCATCAATGGATTCGTGAAGGCCGCGCCAACGCGCAGACCAAGGTGCAACCCGAAGGCAGCACCGAGTGGAAAACCCTCGCGGAGATTCCTGAGTTCGCCGCGACGCTCAGCAGCGCTGGCGCGGCTCCAACAACGCCGCCGGTGGTGGGTGCGGCCGATCCGGAGGCTTTGGCGGCGCAGATCCTGGCGCGAGATTACACCATCGACATCGGAGGGTGCATCAGCCGCGGCTGGGAACTCGTGAAAAGCGATTTTTGGCTCTTGATCGGCGCGTCGTTCGTGGGCGGGGTCATTGCCAGCGGATGCTGCATCCCTTATTTGGGGATACTCATTGCGCTGATCATCGGCGGTCCGATGATGGGCGGCTTGTATGCGCTCTACCTGAAAAAGATCCGGGGACAGCCGGCCGTTTTTGGCGATGCGTTCATCGGATTCAGCACGGCCTTCGTGCCGCTGATGCTCGCCAAGCTCGTTTCCGGATTATTGAGCGGTGTTGGGATGGTGTTCTGCATTCTGCCTGGCATTTACCTGGCGGTCAGCTGGGTGTTTGTCCTGCCGCTGGTGATGGATAAGAAGATCGATTTCTGGCCCGCGATGGAACTGAGCCGCAAGGTGGTCACCAAGCACTGGTGGTTGATGTTTGGGTTTCTGATTGTTTGCGCTCTGGTGGCGCTGGCTGGCGTTCTGGCCTGCTGTGTCGGTCTGCTCGTCACCTCGGCAATCGCCCAGGCCGCGTTGATGTACGCTTACGAGGATATCTTTGGCGTCCAACCTCCCGCCCAAAATCCTTGA
- a CDS encoding class I SAM-dependent RNA methyltransferase, with product METETTPILQPGQRVELDITTVAFGGDGIGRVDNFVVFVPFVVEGERVEVEIVEVKRRYATADLVRVITPSPRRVEPRCPYYMRCAGCQYQHIEYAFQLELKRKQIADVFGRIGKIQNAPIEAVVGSPRDYHYRNKIVVHGPGKPGFWSPRGRSILAIDQCPIAREEVNAKLAEISQQSLEDVHVTIRSNAMGEVWSYSEARRTHVDSLDEDPDAELPITHNTIAETILGKTLQVPLGSFFQVNREVIELALKHTRNIFTASGCKVLVDAYCGVGLFALMLADRAQHVYGIEEDPKAIKAANENAKRLGLTSYDFYPGKTERLLFYTLRQCKLDETCLILDPPRSGCAPVVLKTLREQKPKKIIYVSCAPAMLARDIKELIKSGYKLERVTPFDMFPQTAHCEAVAELTRL from the coding sequence ATGGAAACAGAAACAACTCCCATTCTCCAACCCGGCCAGCGCGTCGAACTCGACATCACCACGGTCGCGTTTGGCGGCGACGGTATCGGGCGCGTGGACAACTTTGTGGTGTTCGTGCCCTTCGTCGTGGAAGGCGAACGGGTGGAAGTGGAGATCGTGGAGGTCAAGCGTCGCTATGCCACGGCGGATCTCGTGCGCGTGATCACGCCGTCACCGCGGCGGGTTGAACCGCGCTGTCCGTATTACATGAGGTGTGCAGGCTGCCAGTACCAGCACATCGAGTACGCGTTTCAGTTGGAGTTGAAGCGCAAACAGATTGCTGATGTGTTCGGGCGCATCGGAAAAATCCAGAACGCGCCCATCGAAGCGGTGGTCGGTTCGCCGCGCGATTACCATTACCGCAATAAAATTGTCGTGCACGGGCCCGGCAAGCCCGGTTTCTGGAGCCCGCGCGGTCGGTCAATTCTCGCCATCGACCAATGTCCCATCGCTCGCGAGGAAGTGAACGCGAAGCTCGCGGAGATCAGCCAGCAATCGCTGGAAGATGTGCACGTCACCATCCGCAGCAACGCGATGGGTGAAGTTTGGTCCTACTCGGAAGCTCGGCGGACGCATGTCGATTCGCTCGATGAGGATCCTGACGCCGAACTGCCGATTACCCACAACACAATTGCTGAAACCATTCTGGGCAAGACGTTGCAGGTGCCCCTGGGTTCATTCTTCCAGGTCAACCGCGAGGTCATCGAGTTGGCGCTGAAACACACCCGCAATATTTTCACCGCCAGCGGCTGCAAGGTTCTGGTCGATGCGTACTGCGGCGTGGGCCTCTTCGCCTTGATGCTGGCGGACCGCGCGCAGCATGTTTATGGAATCGAGGAGGACCCGAAAGCGATCAAGGCGGCCAATGAGAATGCCAAGCGACTTGGCCTGACGAGTTACGATTTCTATCCGGGCAAGACCGAGCGGCTGCTGTTTTACACGCTACGCCAATGCAAACTCGATGAGACGTGTTTGATTCTTGATCCGCCGCGTTCCGGCTGCGCGCCGGTGGTGCTCAAGACCTTGCGCGAGCAAAAGCCCAAGAAGATCATCTACGTCTCATGCGCGCCCGCGATGTTAGCACGCGACATCAAAGAATTGATCAAGTCCGGCTACAAACTCGAGCGCGTCACCCCGTTCGACATGTTCCCCCAAACCGCGCACTGCGAGGCCGTGGCGGAATTGACGCGATTGTAA
- a CDS encoding ATP-dependent RecD-like DNA helicase, with the protein MPSNEPLETVEGTLERIIYSNEENHYTVAQLLPESGARRVEPVTIVGNLAALNVGETLRAQGRWINHKQFGRQFAVERFESVLPRTIVGIKRYLGSGLIKGIGDAFADRIVDKFGEKTLEVIDSFSGRLREVEGIGPERAKRIKEAWSAQKSVRDIMIFLQGHGIGSAHAAKIYKEYGENAITVVRENPYRLAKDITGIGFRTADGIAAKVGIEKDSIHRLKAGVVHTLVRATDEGHTCLPREQLIEHARELLDVEMAPVENAINLLALAGEVIVESDYVYLTGLYKSERGVASKVHELHAAPITLPSIDIDKALVWVQQKTDVELAAAQRNAIKTALTSKLCVITGGPGVGKTTIVNSIVKILQAKNSKVLLAAPTGRAAKRMSEATGAAAQTIHRLLKYEPREGGFTHNERSPLKGDIIIIDETSMLDIPLAHHLLKAIPLTASVVFVGDVDQLPSVGPGNFLRDLIDSNRVPVVRLTEIFRQAKNSFIITNAHLVNEGQLPVLDAPEESDFFFIAEEDPEKVLSTIKTLCSERVPKKFGFDPMRDVQVLTPMHKGVCGSENLNRELQATLNPSGPNVQRLGRTYRVGDRVMQVRNNYDKDVFNGDLGRVKHLDLIEQQVIVQIDEREVPYEFTDMDELLPAYAISVHKSQGNEYPCVIVPLLTQHFILLQRNLLYTAITRGKKLVILVGSKKALAIAIRNNKTAARFSRLRERLQGSAGLAAQ; encoded by the coding sequence ATGCCTTCCAATGAACCGCTGGAGACTGTCGAGGGGACGCTCGAACGGATTATTTATTCCAACGAGGAGAACCATTACACGGTCGCGCAGCTTTTGCCGGAGAGCGGGGCGCGGCGGGTGGAGCCGGTTACGATTGTCGGCAATTTGGCGGCGCTGAATGTGGGGGAGACGTTGCGCGCGCAGGGGCGTTGGATCAACCACAAGCAGTTCGGGCGGCAGTTTGCGGTGGAGCGGTTTGAGTCGGTGCTGCCGCGCACGATTGTCGGCATCAAGCGGTACCTTGGCAGCGGGTTGATCAAGGGTATCGGCGATGCGTTTGCCGACCGCATCGTGGATAAATTCGGCGAGAAGACGCTGGAGGTGATCGATTCGTTTTCGGGGCGACTCCGCGAAGTGGAAGGGATCGGGCCGGAGCGGGCCAAGCGTATCAAGGAAGCGTGGTCGGCGCAGAAGAGCGTGCGCGATATCATGATCTTCCTGCAAGGCCACGGCATCGGCAGCGCGCATGCGGCGAAGATTTACAAGGAATACGGCGAGAATGCCATCACGGTGGTCCGCGAAAACCCGTACAGACTTGCGAAGGACATTACCGGCATCGGTTTCCGCACGGCGGACGGTATCGCCGCGAAGGTGGGCATCGAGAAGGATTCCATTCATCGACTGAAAGCGGGAGTGGTCCACACACTAGTCCGCGCGACGGATGAGGGCCATACGTGCCTGCCGCGCGAGCAGCTCATTGAACACGCGCGGGAATTGCTCGACGTCGAGATGGCACCGGTCGAGAACGCAATCAACCTGTTGGCGCTCGCGGGCGAGGTCATCGTCGAGAGTGACTACGTTTATTTGACCGGGCTTTACAAATCCGAGCGGGGCGTCGCGAGCAAGGTCCATGAATTGCATGCCGCGCCGATCACGCTGCCGAGCATCGACATCGACAAGGCGCTGGTTTGGGTGCAGCAGAAGACGGACGTGGAACTCGCCGCGGCGCAGCGGAACGCCATCAAGACCGCGCTCACGTCGAAGCTTTGCGTGATTACCGGTGGCCCGGGTGTCGGCAAGACCACGATCGTCAACAGCATCGTCAAAATCCTGCAGGCCAAGAACAGCAAGGTGTTGCTAGCGGCCCCAACGGGAAGGGCCGCCAAGCGAATGAGCGAAGCGACGGGCGCGGCGGCGCAAACGATCCACCGCCTGCTCAAATACGAGCCGCGCGAGGGCGGGTTCACGCACAACGAGCGGAGTCCGCTCAAAGGCGACATCATCATCATCGACGAGACGTCGATGCTCGACATTCCCCTCGCCCATCACCTCTTGAAGGCCATTCCGCTCACGGCGTCGGTTGTGTTTGTGGGCGATGTGGACCAGTTGCCGTCGGTGGGACCGGGGAATTTTCTCCGCGACCTCATCGATTCGAACCGCGTTCCCGTCGTGCGGCTGACAGAAATTTTCCGGCAGGCGAAGAACAGTTTCATCATCACGAACGCGCATCTCGTGAATGAAGGGCAGTTGCCCGTTCTCGATGCGCCGGAGGAGAGCGACTTCTTTTTCATCGCCGAGGAAGACCCCGAGAAGGTTTTGTCCACCATCAAGACGCTTTGCAGCGAGCGTGTGCCGAAGAAATTCGGGTTCGACCCGATGCGCGACGTGCAGGTGCTCACGCCGATGCACAAGGGAGTGTGCGGCTCGGAGAATCTGAATCGGGAACTCCAGGCCACGCTGAACCCGAGCGGGCCGAACGTACAGCGCCTCGGTCGGACGTACCGTGTCGGTGACCGGGTGATGCAGGTGCGCAACAATTACGACAAGGATGTGTTCAACGGCGACCTGGGCCGGGTGAAACACCTGGATCTGATCGAACAGCAGGTAATTGTCCAGATCGATGAGCGGGAGGTCCCGTATGAATTCACGGATATGGATGAATTGCTGCCCGCCTACGCGATCAGCGTCCACAAGTCGCAGGGTAACGAGTATCCGTGCGTCATTGTGCCGCTACTGACCCAACATTTTATTTTGCTGCAACGCAACCTGCTTTACACGGCCATTACGCGCGGGAAGAAATTGGTCATTCTTGTCGGCTCGAAGAAGGCCCTCGCGATTGCGATTCGCAACAACAAGACGGCGGCGCGTTTCAGCCGCCTGCGGGAACGGTTACAGGGTTCCGCCGGTTTGGCGGCCCAGTGA
- a CDS encoding type II secretion system protein, translated as MKQREPAVFERYEGFTLIELLVVIAIIGILAGLLLPALGKAKQSALRAQCIDHERQLYFAARMFADDHDGWLPARGLGGDDRWPAAFRPYVGNNTGIYYCPASHDATERNADPYSNTNNNTGYIINGFNDVIPYNTPNSVLLDSLPDASGTILFGEEKDGNGEFYMDLVENNQNTILDYVRHNNGACYTFGDGHGEWVANPRTVTENMWLVNKPAPS; from the coding sequence ATGAAGCAAAGGGAACCGGCGGTTTTTGAACGTTACGAGGGGTTCACGTTGATTGAACTGCTCGTTGTGATTGCGATCATTGGGATCCTGGCCGGGCTGCTCTTGCCGGCCCTGGGAAAGGCCAAGCAATCGGCGTTGCGGGCGCAATGCATCGACCACGAGCGGCAACTCTATTTCGCGGCGCGGATGTTTGCAGATGACCATGACGGGTGGCTGCCCGCGCGCGGGCTGGGAGGGGACGACCGCTGGCCGGCGGCGTTTCGTCCGTATGTCGGCAACAACACCGGCATTTATTACTGCCCGGCGTCGCATGATGCCACCGAGCGAAACGCCGATCCCTATTCCAACACCAACAATAATACCGGCTACATCATCAACGGTTTCAACGACGTCATTCCCTATAACACGCCCAACTCCGTTTTATTGGACAGCTTGCCCGACGCCAGCGGCACGATTTTGTTCGGTGAGGAGAAGGACGGTAATGGGGAATTTTACATGGACCTGGTGGAGAACAACCAGAACACGATTCTGGATTATGTGCGGCATAATAACGGCGCGTGCTATACGTTTGGCGACGGTCACGGTGAATGGGTCGCCAATCCGCGGACAGTGACGGAGAACATGTGGCTGGTGAACAAGCCGGCGCCTTCGTGA
- a CDS encoding DUF6600 domain-containing protein yields MKIRFLSFLCAVVGLSSLAANKSVASNVSFSISVFDAPLGRCGSWVDRPGYGRCWHPAYVSSEWRPYCEGYWLWTDGGWYWVSDEQWAWATYHYGRWVEDSYYGWVWVPDTEWAPSWVSWREGDGYVGWAPLPPGAGFGPQGYVVVREEALPPRAFVFIEIGHFCEPIHRRAVVVNNVTIINKTLNITKITRVNNVVVNNGPKVETIQKVSSRKLTVPPPRVAVEHRGVEQPRETSPKTPKPPATEPSHQPANEEKARKHEPEIIRGGSNNPQQPSGAPSETEKKQPEKQPIESQPAEKPHGQPPPSEKPRVAPQPTEKQPPRGETRKEERKDEKQDRKDEKDKKGDQGGN; encoded by the coding sequence ATGAAAATACGATTCTTGAGTTTTCTGTGCGCGGTCGTAGGACTTTCGTCGCTGGCGGCGAACAAGTCGGTCGCCAGCAACGTAAGCTTTTCGATCAGCGTGTTCGACGCCCCATTGGGGCGGTGTGGTAGTTGGGTTGACCGGCCCGGCTACGGACGCTGCTGGCACCCCGCGTACGTGTCGTCTGAATGGCGTCCGTATTGCGAGGGTTATTGGTTGTGGACGGACGGAGGTTGGTATTGGGTCAGCGATGAACAATGGGCCTGGGCCACCTATCACTATGGTCGTTGGGTGGAGGATTCCTACTACGGCTGGGTTTGGGTGCCGGACACGGAGTGGGCTCCGTCGTGGGTGTCCTGGCGCGAGGGAGATGGATACGTCGGCTGGGCGCCGCTGCCGCCCGGGGCTGGCTTCGGCCCGCAGGGATACGTGGTCGTACGGGAAGAGGCGCTGCCGCCGCGCGCCTTCGTGTTTATCGAAATCGGTCATTTTTGCGAACCGATTCATCGCCGCGCCGTGGTCGTGAACAACGTCACGATCATCAACAAGACCCTCAATATCACGAAAATCACCCGCGTCAACAACGTGGTGGTCAACAACGGCCCGAAGGTTGAAACAATCCAAAAGGTCAGCTCGCGCAAGTTGACCGTCCCGCCGCCGCGTGTCGCCGTCGAACACCGCGGCGTGGAGCAACCCCGCGAAACGTCACCGAAGACTCCAAAGCCACCGGCCACCGAGCCGTCTCATCAGCCAGCGAATGAAGAGAAGGCCCGGAAGCACGAGCCGGAGATCATTCGCGGTGGCTCGAATAATCCGCAGCAACCATCCGGGGCGCCCAGTGAAACGGAAAAGAAGCAGCCAGAGAAACAGCCGATCGAATCGCAACCCGCCGAGAAGCCGCACGGCCAACCACCGCCCAGCGAGAAACCGCGCGTCGCCCCGCAACCAACCGAAAAACAGCCACCACGCGGCGAGACCCGCAAAGAAGAGCGCAAAGACGAGAAACAAGACCGCAAGGACGAAAAGGACAAGAAGGGCGACCAAGGCGGCAATTAG
- a CDS encoding D-hexose-6-phosphate mutarotase, with protein sequence MQKLPDSVRMEVGRGGLKRLVIQSMQAEAEIYLHGAHVTRFQPNGQKPVLFMSAKSMFEPGKPIRGGVPICFPWFGARQDGQPGSPHGFARLIEWELVSAEQASDGIVEARLRLVSSEATRVMWDGEFEAEYRVRIGSTLGLELYVKNTGDQPLRIEEALHTYLAVSDARQVSIEGLAGSTYLNTVAPPRTETQDAAPIRITAETDRIYFNTQVTCLAHDPGWQRRLVVEKTGSNATVVWNPWIAKAKAMPDFGDDEWPFMLCIETCNVRENAVTIAAGQSHIMGATIREEKIGVE encoded by the coding sequence ATGCAAAAGCTACCGGACAGCGTTCGGATGGAAGTGGGACGGGGCGGGCTGAAGCGCCTGGTGATTCAATCGATGCAAGCGGAGGCGGAAATCTACCTGCACGGCGCACATGTGACCAGGTTCCAGCCGAACGGACAGAAACCGGTGCTGTTCATGAGCGCGAAAAGCATGTTCGAGCCGGGCAAACCGATCCGCGGCGGCGTGCCGATCTGTTTTCCATGGTTCGGCGCGCGGCAAGACGGGCAGCCCGGTTCCCCGCACGGATTCGCGCGGTTGATCGAGTGGGAACTTGTGTCGGCGGAGCAAGCCAGCGATGGGATCGTAGAGGCTCGGTTGCGTTTGGTATCCAGCGAAGCCACACGCGTGATGTGGGACGGGGAGTTTGAAGCGGAGTATCGGGTAAGAATCGGCTCAACCCTCGGGTTGGAGTTGTACGTGAAAAATACCGGCGACCAGCCGTTGCGTATTGAGGAAGCCCTGCACACCTATCTGGCGGTCAGCGATGCACGGCAGGTAAGCATTGAAGGATTGGCGGGTTCCACTTATCTCAACACCGTCGCCCCGCCTCGCACGGAGACGCAAGACGCTGCCCCGATTCGCATCACCGCCGAGACGGATCGGATTTATTTTAATACGCAAGTCACCTGCCTTGCGCATGATCCCGGTTGGCAGCGCCGGTTGGTAGTGGAGAAAACCGGCTCGAACGCGACCGTCGTGTGGAACCCCTGGATTGCCAAGGCCAAAGCGATGCCTGATTTTGGCGACGATGAGTGGCCCTTCATGCTCTGCATCGAAACCTGCAACGTTCGCGAAAATGCCGTCACGATCGCGGCTGGCCAATCCCATATAATGGGGGCGACGATCCGCGAAGAGAAAATCGGCGTTGAATAA
- a CDS encoding peptide chain release factor-like protein produces the protein MLLILNNAANTNPSIAFHAEAGYAVPMSAFPVSPEKESQLNQRMAALGVREADIDETFVRSGGHGGQNVNKVSTCVMLIHRPTQIQVKCQDTRQQALNRFLARRLLLDKIEAFKKGFVDAERSRVEKIRRQKRKRSRRAKQRMLDNKSHHGAKKESRRRVSPE, from the coding sequence ATGCTACTCATCCTCAACAACGCTGCCAACACGAATCCGTCGATTGCCTTTCATGCGGAGGCCGGATACGCTGTTCCCATGAGCGCGTTTCCCGTCAGCCCGGAAAAGGAGAGCCAGCTAAACCAGCGGATGGCGGCGCTGGGCGTGCGCGAGGCGGACATAGACGAGACGTTTGTCCGTTCGGGCGGCCACGGCGGGCAGAACGTGAACAAGGTGTCCACTTGTGTGATGTTGATCCACCGTCCGACGCAAATTCAGGTCAAATGCCAGGACACCCGGCAGCAGGCACTCAACCGTTTTCTTGCGCGCCGTCTCCTGCTCGACAAAATCGAAGCGTTCAAGAAAGGTTTCGTTGATGCGGAGCGTTCCCGCGTTGAAAAAATTCGCCGCCAAAAACGCAAACGCAGCCGTCGCGCCAAACAACGCATGCTGGATAACAAGTCTCACCACGGCGCCAAAAAGGAATCGCGCCGCCGGGTTAGCCCCGAGTAG
- a CDS encoding NAD(P)/FAD-dependent oxidoreductase, whose amino-acid sequence MSSRRVMVVGGGAAGFFAAITCAEAMPQAEVTILEKSAQFLSKVRISGGGRCNVTHACFDAREFTTRFPRGERALIGPFQRFQASDTVAWFKERGVKLKTESDGRMFPTSDSSETIIDCLVGAAKAAGVKLVAHCGVERGVKGEKGGFDLTLSNGETQSCDRLLLATGGCRTVAGGQLAVSLGHTLEPPVPSLFTFHSATAWLRGLAGISVESVEASVPGTRLRERGAVLVTHTGLSGPVILRLSAWGARELHACDYKFALHLAWLPHLGAEEIAAELNARREQQPAKLVINTPIAPLPARLWERLVATAGVEPDTRWSRLTRAAQHRLVQQLIRTEAAVTGKSLNKDEFVTCGGVRLREVNFKTMESRICPGLYFAGELLDIDGITGGFNFQSAWTTGWLAGRAMAGD is encoded by the coding sequence ATGAGTTCGCGACGCGTCATGGTGGTGGGCGGAGGGGCGGCTGGATTTTTTGCGGCGATCACTTGCGCGGAGGCGATGCCGCAGGCGGAGGTGACGATTCTGGAGAAGTCGGCGCAGTTTCTTTCCAAGGTGCGCATTTCCGGAGGCGGACGTTGCAACGTGACGCATGCCTGTTTCGATGCGCGGGAATTTACGACGCGATTTCCGCGCGGGGAACGGGCGTTAATTGGGCCGTTCCAGCGGTTTCAGGCGAGTGATACGGTCGCGTGGTTCAAGGAACGGGGGGTGAAACTGAAGACCGAGAGCGATGGACGGATGTTTCCCACCAGTGATTCTTCAGAAACGATTATTGATTGCCTTGTCGGCGCTGCGAAAGCGGCGGGTGTGAAACTGGTGGCGCATTGCGGGGTGGAACGCGGGGTGAAGGGTGAGAAAGGTGGATTCGACCTGACGTTGTCGAATGGCGAGACGCAGTCTTGTGACCGGTTGCTCTTGGCGACGGGCGGGTGTCGAACGGTGGCGGGGGGACAGTTGGCGGTTTCGCTCGGGCACACTTTGGAACCGCCGGTGCCGTCGTTGTTCACGTTCCACTCGGCGACGGCGTGGTTGCGGGGTTTGGCGGGGATTTCGGTTGAGTCGGTGGAGGCATCGGTGCCGGGCACGCGGTTGCGAGAGAGGGGCGCGGTACTGGTGACGCACACGGGATTGAGCGGGCCGGTGATTTTGCGTCTCTCGGCGTGGGGCGCGCGCGAACTGCATGCCTGCGACTACAAGTTCGCGTTGCATTTGGCCTGGTTGCCGCACCTCGGAGCGGAAGAGATTGCGGCAGAGTTGAACGCGCGCCGTGAACAGCAACCGGCCAAGTTGGTCATCAACACGCCCATTGCTCCCCTGCCCGCCCGTCTGTGGGAACGCCTCGTCGCGACGGCGGGTGTCGAACCGGACACACGCTGGTCGCGGCTGACACGCGCGGCGCAACACCGGCTGGTCCAGCAATTGATTCGCACGGAAGCAGCGGTGACCGGCAAAAGCCTGAACAAGGACGAGTTTGTCACCTGCGGCGGGGTACGCTTGCGCGAGGTGAATTTCAAGACGATGGAGAGCCGGATTTGCCCGGGCCTTTACTTTGCGGGTGAGTTGCTGGACATCGACGGGATCACCGGCGGCTTCAATTTCCAGTCGGCCTGGACGACTGGCTGGCTGGCCGGGCGAGCGATGGCGGGCGATTAA
- a CDS encoding FHA domain-containing protein, which yields MPKLHILSGQLEGKVFDLLEERVTIGRGLDNLVRMEDGTMSHHHAMFVLEGDGYKIRDLNSTNGTRVNGMRITETKLNNGDQVRMGSVEMRFESDIKKASQPLPPTQTGVDIAQVGKGGGPPPAFGSSSPFGRKKSGNTNIWMWVVLGLGAVAVLVLGWFVYKFFQLS from the coding sequence ATGCCGAAATTGCATATCCTGTCGGGCCAGTTGGAGGGCAAGGTATTTGACCTGCTCGAGGAACGCGTGACCATTGGCCGCGGATTGGACAATCTGGTCCGCATGGAAGACGGCACCATGTCGCATCACCATGCGATGTTCGTCCTCGAAGGTGACGGCTACAAGATTCGCGATCTCAACTCCACCAACGGCACGCGCGTGAACGGCATGCGCATCACAGAGACGAAGCTGAACAACGGCGACCAGGTCCGCATGGGCTCCGTCGAGATGCGGTTCGAGTCGGACATCAAGAAAGCCAGCCAGCCGTTGCCGCCGACGCAAACCGGTGTGGACATCGCCCAAGTTGGCAAAGGCGGTGGCCCACCCCCCGCGTTCGGCTCTTCCTCCCCGTTCGGCCGCAAGAAAAGTGGCAACACCAATATTTGGATGTGGGTGGTGCTGGGGCTCGGCGCGGTCGCGGTATTGGTGCTGGGCTGGTTCGTCTACAAATTCTTCCAGTTGAGCTAG
- a CDS encoding 3-oxoacyl-ACP reductase family protein, which yields MSNNNGQQLAGKVAVVTGGSRGIGAAIARRLAADGASVAVTYSKGVDAATSVVKAIESTGGKAIAIQADAADADAVKAAVEKTVATFGRLDVLVNNAGTAIPKKFEEATLEEMDRVININVRGVFVATQAALKHMRDGGRIITIGSSVGERVLVPGLVPYAATKGAVKIFTQGLAREVGSRGITVNNVQPGPIDTDLNPAAGDWAAPQKAVTALNRYGHVDDIAAMVAFVAGPEASYITGANLTVDGGMNA from the coding sequence ATGAGCAATAACAATGGACAACAATTGGCGGGCAAGGTTGCGGTGGTCACGGGAGGGTCGCGTGGCATCGGTGCGGCGATTGCCAGGCGTCTGGCCGCGGACGGGGCGAGCGTTGCCGTTACCTACTCCAAAGGTGTAGACGCCGCCACGTCGGTTGTTAAAGCGATCGAAAGCACCGGCGGAAAGGCGATTGCGATCCAGGCAGATGCCGCTGATGCCGACGCTGTTAAAGCTGCGGTCGAAAAGACCGTCGCGACCTTCGGACGACTGGATGTGCTGGTGAACAATGCCGGCACGGCCATTCCAAAGAAGTTCGAGGAGGCCACGCTCGAGGAGATGGATCGTGTAATCAACATCAATGTCCGCGGCGTATTTGTTGCGACGCAAGCGGCGTTGAAACATATGAGGGACGGCGGTCGCATCATCACGATCGGCTCGTCCGTGGGCGAGCGTGTGCTGGTGCCCGGCTTGGTGCCCTACGCGGCAACCAAGGGGGCAGTGAAGATTTTTACACAGGGATTGGCCAGAGAGGTTGGGAGCCGGGGCATTACTGTCAATAACGTCCAGCCCGGTCCCATCGACACGGATTTAAATCCCGCCGCGGGTGATTGGGCGGCGCCACAGAAGGCCGTCACCGCACTCAACCGCTATGGACATGTTGACGATATCGCCGCGATGGTGGCATTCGTCGCCGGTCCGGAAGCCTCTTACATCACCGGCGCGAACCTGACAGTCGATGGCGGCATGAACGCCTAA